The proteins below come from a single Neospora caninum Liverpool complete genome, chromosome IX genomic window:
- a CDS encoding dehydrogenases with different specificities,related produces the protein MAQEKVALVTGGNKGIGLCVSKQLCERLPKDNWVVILGTRQVANGEHALEQLKADNLPMLPVVRQLDITDPASCKQMKDFIQQKYGGLDLLVNNSGFAFKRNATESKYEQAEYTIGVNYFGTKQITETLFPIMRDGARVISVASMCGKMGLENMSEEHRREVLSPDLTFEKLDDIMKRYIEAAKTDDLAKHGWPESTYEMSKTGVIAATQLWAQAADKNALTPQGTKGMFVACCCPGWCRTDMAGYELPPLSADDGADRVVDLCLADGEKEQGQFLMEKHVVPLHFPQTFSRKPLAAKEWLSTPA, from the exons ATGGCGCAGGAGAAAGTTGCGCTCGTCACTGGAGGCAACAAAGGCATCGGCCTCTGTGTGTCGAAACAACTCTGTGAACGGCTACCGAAGGACAACTGGGTGGTCATTCTCGGTACGCGTCAGGTTGCCAACGGAGAG CACGCGCTGGAGCAGCTGAAGGCGGACAACCTCCCCATGCTGCCAGTCGTGCGTCAACTGGATATCACAGATCCCGCGAGTTGCAAACAAATGAAGGATTTCATTCAACAGAAATATGGAGGCCTTGACCTCCTCGTTAACAACTCAG GGTTTGCCTTcaaaagaaacgcgacagagtCAAAGTACGAACAGGCGGAATACACGATTGGAGTGAACTACTTCGGGACCAAACAG ATTACAGAGACTCTTTTTCCCATCATGCGCGACGGCGCACGCGTCATCTCCGTTGCCTCCATGTGTGGCAAAATGGGTTTGGAAAACATGAGCGAGGAACACCGTCGGGaagttctctctcccgaccTCACGTTCGAG AAGTTGGATGACATAATGAAGCGGTACATTGAAGCAGCGAAGACAGACGACCTCGCCAAGCACGGCTGGCCTGAAAGCACCTACGAAATGTCCAAG ACTGGAGTGATTGCGGCGACGCAACTGTGGGCGCAAGCAGCGGATAAGAACGCCCTCACGCCACAAGGGACGAAAGGAATGTTTGTCGCGTGCTGCTGTCCAG GCTGGTGCCGAACCGACATGGCTGGATACGAGCTGCCGCCGTTGAGCGCAGATGACGGCGCCGACAGAGTCGTCGATTTGTGCCTGGCcgatggagagaaggagcaaggCCAGTTCTTGATGGAGAAGCATGTGGTGCCGTTGCACTTCCCGCAAACGTTTTCGCGGAAACCTCTCGCCGCCAAAGAGTGGCTTTCAACGCCAGCTTGA